ATCTAACAAATAGTGAGTTTGACGTACTTATAACAACTTTAGTTTCAGGTGATGAAGAGTATAAAATATCTCCAACTATTCTTTATGAAAAACTTCTTTTTTCAACTGGTGCAATTACAAAAATACTAAATAAATTGGAAGATAAAAAACTAATTTTAAGAATTGACAATGAATTTGATAAAAGAAGCAAGTTATTACAACTCACACCTTTCGGAAAAGAAACTTGTGAAAAACTCTTTGCTGATATATCTTCTTTTCAAGAAAGTATCTATTCTGTTTTAACAAAAAATGAAAGAGATATATTTATAAAAGCTCTTTATAAAATGGTAAAAGAGCTTTAATAGTTTTTAATATTTTATTTATAATTTCTTATTAACATTAGTTTAATTCTATAATAGATAAAATCTTTTACTAACTATTATAGGAGAATTTATGTTTTTTTCGAATAAAGAGGATAAACTTCAACTAAAAGCTATCGATCAAAATTATGCAGTTATAAAATTTAATTTAAATGGAACCGTAAAAGAAGCTAATAAAATTTTTCTTGATATTATGGGTTATAGTTTAAATGAAATAGTTGGAAAACATCATAGAATGTTTTGTGATAAAAGATTTGTCGAAAGTAAAGAGTATCAAGAAGCTTGGGATACTTTAAATAAAGGTAAATCTATTACTTCAGAATTTAAAAGAATAAAAAAAGATGGTGAAGCTGTTTTTCTAAGAGCAACTTATATGCCAATAGTAGATAATAATGGAAAAATTGTAGAAATTATCAAACTTGCGCAAGACATCACAAAAAGAAGACTAAAAGATTTATACTATCTTGGACAAATAAATGCAATAAATAAATCTCAAGCAGTTATTGAGTTTGATATGAATGGC
The DNA window shown above is from Arcobacter lacus and carries:
- a CDS encoding MarR family winged helix-turn-helix transcriptional regulator, which encodes MNVQNIKNDINEHKIKLKENYSDSLEITLPLFLVNNLMLQKISKIELNKYNLTNSEFDVLITTLVSGDEEYKISPTILYEKLLFSTGAITKILNKLEDKKLILRIDNEFDKRSKLLQLTPFGKETCEKLFADISSFQESIYSVLTKNERDIFIKALYKMVKEL